The nucleotide sequence CAACATGAATCTTGTGATCACTTAAATAAGCAGATATAGGCTTTCAACATACAGAAGAACATAATAAGACAACTTCCTGCAACTGAAGATATGCCAATACAAGTATAAAAAGTACAATTCTCTATTTTTCCCTAAATTAGAAATTTAAGTTCTTATAGATAAAAGGAATTGCTTCAAAGAAACTAGGATGTCCACCAAGTAATATCAAgtgaacaaaataataatatttaagctAGTGAAAAAGAAAAGGTCACTGATTCCATGAACTCACCTGTTTATGTTGATGTAACGAGCTAAATTATTTGATAATATAATAAGAGAACCAGCAGCATGACGGAAATACCTGAGCAGCAAAAAGCATTCATATAGAAAGCTAATACCATAAAAGAAGCACTATGATAAGAAATTGTATTGCTGCATAAAATACAACTTAAATTTTTTGCCTAGTGAATCTAAAAGAATAGCATGCAAAGGCCATAATTGTATATTTACATTCTGTGGTTGACTTATCCACAATATTTGACTCAATGAATTAGTAGTTATTCACTATTTCAGGTAGAAATTTGGCATATATTAGCAATAGCATAAACAAAGAGTtaaaagcaaaaaatgcaaacagTATAAAGGTACTCAGCTATTAGGATAGGAAGTACTTGAAAGTTGAAATGAAGAAGAAAACAGACTGTGTTACTTTTTTGTTCCAAGATAAGGACAAAACTGATTCTTGGTCGAAGAGGAAATTGTACAACCAATTTATTTGAAGTTCATAGATTATCTAATTTGACTTGACTTCCTGTTGGATTTTTTACAGAAATTAGACTCTTGAACAATACTTTGATCTATATCAGTATCACCACTGACCAATCCGGTATTTGCCGAATTTCTGCATCTTATAGACAGAAATCAGTGAGGATCAACTTAAAATCAATCAAACTCAACTGAACTTGGCTAATTTGGACCCATCTAACACCCACAaaagttagaaaagaaaaaaggaagagtGTACGGGTAGAATGGAAAAAAGGAGAAGACAGCATAAAGACCAAGGAGTGCTTGCTGAGAAAAATACACACTTAATAATTATTATGTTGTTTAAACACATGGcttcattaaaaatattattttaattgttCCAATTGGCAGGAACCTCATGCACTAGATATAGATATACCCTTTTACCTGATTGAAGCTTCAAATAATATTTGCAGTTTGATGACAAGGTGTTGTTTATGACTAAAGTttgtattatgatgtccatggcaaGAGCATGTCCATGTTTTCTGCGAACCAACTACAATAATTCAATTTCTTTAGTTTGGTAACCAGACCTTTCTTTCATCTTCAACATAAATCCATTGATAAATTCAAATTTCATATATACAAATAGATAGGATGTACTATAAATTGTAGTACTTCAAAACAAAAAATGAAATTTTGGATTACAAATGTGTATCGGTCGATTATCTGGACAGAACAGATAGGATGTACTATAAATTTTAGTACATCAAAGCAAAAAATGAAATTTTGGATACCAAATGTGTATCGGTCGATTATCTGGACAGAACAGGTCCAAAACATGCAGGCATACCGAAACATATTGGACCACAGTGCCATTCCGCTAGAGGAGGGAAAATGCagggggaagaaagaaagaagaagaataaagaggaaggaagaagagaggaaatgtagatgaagaagagaaGTAAAAGAGGAGAAGGATAATTACTGAAGATGAAGGTGTAGTGGGCTGCAGGTGATGCACGGACACGCATCAAGTTGAGCAGAGGGCGATGGCATGAAGACGACACAGGCTCATGGTGAGTCATGAGGACTAAGACAAAACACCTGCTGTCTTTAAAAAACACAACCCTGCTGTTttaagaaaaaggaaacaaaatgCTGGAAATGGGTGGTCTAAGGTCTGGGTTCCTGCTCGAACCAGTATATGAGTCGACAAGGACCGGTCAAAGTGAAATTGGATTCCCCGCTTCAAAGCAAGGCTTCAATATCAGTCACTCCTATTTGTATCAACCATGTTTACTGTTTCAATCAAGGGCTGATAAAAAACTAGcaaattgatatttatttttaattattttttcccaATGATACTGGGCAACATAAGCCAACATGACATCCAGAATATTAATATCATACTAGTCTAGTATCAAAACAATAATTAAATCATTACTTTGAAACATTATTTTTTAGTACAAAGGCAATAACTTTGAATGTAACCAAGTTTTGCTGAAATAGAAATAGAATGATATAACAAATGCACTTACGACTTTGCTTCTCCAAATTTCCACCACTCAGGTTCATACCACTGTCTTCCCCTGAATATAGAAAGATGGAcaaatgttaaaaatatattgaaattttACATGCTCAAGATGAGATTGATTTACCCTAATAAATGCAAATTTAGTTCTATCGGACATACTCTAACGGAGGCCTGTGAGTAAAAAAAGATATACGTAGCCTAAATTTGTTGCATTAACAGTCTTTAGGAAGTGAGATTTGTAAAGAATGATCCACAAGTTGTCATGAGAATTGCACATGAAAACTAAACTAAGAAGAATGCAATGGCACAAAAGCCAATGTGCACAAGTTAATCAATATTGCAAATACTCAACTTCTAGCATGATTGAGTTGGAAAAATGTTCATATATAATGAATTCAATTAAACAACTGACATATTCGCTAGTGGTTATTCTGGAAGATAATGTCAAATGAGAGCAAGTGCACTGATAGCATTACAGTATTGGAGAATTTCAGAATTTATCACAAAATAAGTAACATATTGATAGATGCTTTCTTTTGTCATTTTCTTTTTAAAGATTTCCTCTTTCTGCCACTGAGCTTTATTAATTCTCTCTTTATCCTTTTCCCTCTCCTCCAGTCTAGTGTCCCTGAACACTTTCCAAAAATGCAATTCTATAGGTCAATCATGTTAACAGCATCAATTATTCCCATGTACCTCATGTTCTACAGATATAGTTACATTACAAAATACAAACATATTATAAGAGCTTTTACtcttgaatttttgaatttacATAATCCTTGTTATTATGAGGTCATCATGAGAAAATGTACTACTAATTACAACTACGAAATTATGAATGAGGATTTTATCACACATCCTCAATTGTAAATCATGTCAATTTGCTAATTCAAATAATGTACCCTGTCCATAAGGTTTTGCAACTCTGAATTATGATTGCAAGTGCTCGCCTTGCTAGGATTTTTATCTGAATGATGAACTATTATTTTGCAATTATGAACATAAAACTGAATTCTGATTTTGACTAGAACACAAGAAGTAGGCGATTTAGGTAGCCGTGCAGATCAACGGGTTTCTGATTTTGAATTGATCATGCTTCATATTTCAATTCCCTTTGAAATGAAGATTGTAGTAAACATTGAACACAAATTTTTAAGCATCAACTAAAAATAGTTAATATATTCTTAGGCAAAAACAAGACCAATTACAGCATGATCATACCCTTGCCAAGTTTTAACCACATGTACTTGACAAATTAGACAATTAAAGCTATAAAGcatggataaaaataataatacattaatAATAGCACATACGGAATATGCTGATATGTATaactttttttaaattattttccttGTTAAACACTCTGACTACATGTAATTTGCAACTCAAATGATTAAGGCTATGAAAAATGCATACAGATACTGGATATTGATATGACATATAGAGATTGAGTCAATATACACAACTTTATTTCTGTAGTTCTTTTCCTTGGTATACATTTTGACTACATGTACTTTGCAGATAAAACAATTAAAGCTATGAAGTACTTCAAGAATATACAGaagataaaaattaataataacgaATGAACTAAGATCATAACTCATGATCTGATGCTTAATACCAACAACACGAAACAATGTATAATTATAGATTCACCTCATTGTATCTAAAAAAATCAAcattcatgaaaaaaataaaCTGCTCCCAATCAGTGTCCATGAGTTGTcctaaaaatatttgatatctggCATGAATCTAAGAAGTAGTGTAGGTACATAGTACCTGATACAAATTTCAAGGAATTTGAATTACATCTAATCTTTTATGTATATTCTCATTCTGAGTTGTCATCACTGAAAAGGACATTGATTTGTTGAGTTTCACCACCTAATGAAATTAAACAAAATTTAAACAAGCAGTCTGTGTAATACACTTGTTCTTGCATTAAAATAATTACTTAGGTTACAAACTAAAGAAAAAAAGTCAAATATAGGGAAATATTACAGATTGAAAAAACCATGTCAATGGTGTTAtagatattattaataattaattatctgtCCTTGATGCACACAACGCCTTTCCAAAACCAATTTTCTAGTAATTAGAAGAAGCTATATAGCTACAGTCTTCTGGATTCTGTAAtatcataaaagaaaataaatattggATCACTAAAGTAAACCAATAAGGTTAACAATTTAACAATGCCATCAAATATGTTATTGTCCATTAAAACTGAAGGGGAGCATAATTTTTGCAGTATATGAAGAATTTACAGATATCATCAATAATATTGTTCAAAAGTTGAAGAATATACTCTTCACTTATGACACCACCAGACTTCATGCAGCCCATGTACAAGCCATGGCCTCCACGACGTTTTTCAAGAATCTCTATTAATCCATCTGATAGACACAAACAGGAGCAAACATTAAAATGTTCATTTAAACTAATTGCAAAAAATATGAATTTTTAATCATCAAATAAAATTGGAGTATAATATCTTACCTAGATCAAGATTAATATTATCATCAACCTTAACATAGAACTCGGCATCCCATGATTCAACTGCCGagctgaagaagaatttagctttTCTAGGCAACTCTTCTGCAGCTTCCTCATGACTTTCCTAAAAGACAAATGAAATATCCTTATGGATATAAGAGTAATGACAATTGTAAATTAAGAAAACTAAAATGAGAGTAATGCACTAAAATGTAGTCAGATTACTACCATATATAAATTATCAGAAGTTAACATAGTAGATTTTCTATATTCATCGGTAATTTAGTTGTGAATATAGTAGTCTATGAAGCAGAAAAGAAAGATCTGGTAGGATAATTCACAAACCAGATTCCTTTGAAAAAAAAATCGATTCCATTTATGCTACAAATGTTACTGATGCATGTCAGACAACAACTATTGTGATAAGCATAAACCAGTTTATAAGAAACTCAAGTTTATGTTAACCAATCTGCAGATGaatttatttttagtaatagTACCTACTCAAGTCTACAAATGATCTTAGCAAAACCATTTTGCAACATTAAGCATAAGAGCACATAGATATGTCATTGAAGTTGATATGATCAATGTTCACCACCCAATTGTTGGGTGAGAGTTGACGCATGGGCGCCAAGCTGTCAGAAAATGATAAAACAATCCAGCCAATCTCGCCACATCACCAAAAATTAGAACAAAAAATATTCTATGAATCAAGGATGACTAAGATAATGTTTCCCAATCTATAAACAGGGGTTCCACAAGGTACAGAGAGGTTCCACAAGataatattcttcttcttcttcttctcctaccCCAAGGTTCCACCTCAAACCATTTGCAGGAAAGGCGCAAGAACCTGACCCTCGAGATTCCTGCCACCAAATCGATTCTCAAAGTGCAGGATAATTCAAGGCGGTCCAGGTGAGATTGTTCCATAATTCGGATTGATAACTGACCACCAAACCAACAgaagttattttttaattttttgttctCAAACACAGATTATTATGCATGATTGAACCATGACAGATGCATGCCAAActtaataaaaaaggaaaaggtgATAATGACAGAATCTTTTCTAGTCAAGAGTTGTTAAGAATATAAGGTAGTATAACACAGAGGAATATATGGAAACTGAAGACAGGTTATTTGTTAAATTAGAGAAGATATTCAAATACTTCATTCATGAGcattagcattatcaaaaagaaagaaCTTCAGTTTCCGACATCAACCTGCATAAGTATCCTTTACAAAATTATCCATTCATGAGCATAACAAAAGATCATAACTTACAAGAATCAAGAAATCCTTTGTCTGGCGATTTTCATCATCAATATTACGGTCTAAGCTATCACCTCGATTAGCACTGCAAATAGAAAGTTTGTGTTGCGAAATAAGATATATAGCAAAATCTTCATAACAACATGACTACACACACACAGGAGCACCTCGAGTATCACTCACAGCCTAAGCATCTTGCCAGAGAAAATCATAAGGTTGTAAATCAGAATCAGaagaacaatcaacatatcaaggAAATCTATAACTTAAGAACTTTGGAAAAGACCTTCGACCGATTACAAATCGGATGACAACACCCTTTTCCTCAAGCTTCCTCAAGGCATCGCCTGCAAAGGCATGAAATAGTACTTCACTAAAATATACACCGGAAAACTAAATTGTAAAATTCATATTAGTCACTGCTGTGTGAGCATCAAGATCCATGTCCTTACAAGATAGTATGCATTGAAAAGTAAGCTTCAACCCTTAAAGATACTTTCACCAAAAAACAATTGGAACTTTAACGCCCAAAACCATGATACGTGGAGCTCATTAAATAAATAGTGCATATGGATGTCAAGCCATGATGGAATGTATAGCTTTTTATCTTATTTATGCTAGTAGCAGCCACAAGCTTCGCGACGTTGTAAAAGACACTAAATAACCTGTCAGTTAGTGCATCCAATTGAAACCATCCATTAAAAAGGCTTTAAGGCACTAATGATTTAGTTGTCGATTACATCGAAGAAAAGCAAAACTATACTAATAGTTCATGGAAATGCTCCAACAACAAACCTCTAGGCATCCAAGAACCCCGGAATATGTTCCTTTTGATGCGGCTCCCAAATCCTGTATAAACTCCAACAACTGCGAGAAGCTTCTTCTCGGAAGAAGTCACATTCCCCCTCAAATATCCCTGACTCTTCGCCAACGTCAAGTCCATCTCGGCCTCCACTGTCTTCCGCCCAATTTCTCTGTACATTGACAGAACATTTCGCCAAAAATTTAGCTTCACGACAATAGAGTCattcaaaagaagaagaaaacgaaGAATACTGAAAGATCCAAGTCGGTGAATCAATTACTTGCATCCAAGATTCAGCAGTTTATCTTCGACGGTAAGGACCTTCGGCAGCTGGAATATATTTAGATCAAGATGAAGATCAAATCTCTGTTCTATGTTCATAATTACTCAGATCCCAAGGACGGAAAACCAACCGACGCATACATGGCCGGAATTCTTCTGAAGCAGATCTGACAACAGCAACCGGTTCTCCGCGTCTTGCCACAATCTGAATtcaaacgaagaagaagaagaaaaccaaaACACGTCGGATCAACTGGATCGAAGAAAAAGGAAGCCGAATAGCTGCTGCGGAGAAGACAAGAACGGACCGGCCGGCGACGTAGAGCCAGGCGAGGCAAGACAAGAAGCCCATTACGAGGGGGGCTCTGCTCGATTGCGAAGCGGATGAAGACGAGGAGGATTTGGGGTGGTGCGATCTCCAACGCCGCTCCTGCTTCATGGCGCTCGCCAGCGTCTCTCCGCCACGGATCGGGAGGCGATCGCCAGTCTCCATCGTTCGCCTGCAGAGAACTGAGACGAGACCGCGAGTAGGTTGGGTTTGGCCGACCCGGGGAAACGGCAGCCGAGACGGGTGGTGGAGTTGGGTCAGCCTTCGTTGTCCGAGGCCTGCAACTTGTACTTGGTTTGAACTTGAACCCCCTTTGGATTTTAATCGGGCCGAATTGGGCTGGGTTCGTTTGGACCGGGTTGGCAAATCAAATACCGATTAACCAAATTTTGTAATCATGATTAACTGTTTTCTAATTCAATTTAAAACGTAATCAAGATATAAAATTACATTAAAGCATGCATGATTTACTTAGCCAGACaaaacaatatatattttttatattattttatgtatattatttatttatttagattcaATATCAGTTTTATTGAATTTATGAGCAATCTATCTGATCCAAGCAAAACTATATATATCCTTAGTATTAACCAAACTACCAAAGTtaactatttttatttatttttattttatctaaattaaaattaatttaagtaTTAGAGATATCAAGTTGAGGATGTCATGAGTCTATGGGTTAACTGGTCTATCAACTTAATTTTGTTtaaaccactgatcaaaatgctttaagctgaaattgatagtaatacactcatcaaatccttataagttaatcttaatcttatccaTCGATGGAGCTAGTCATGTTACAGAATAAGTCACCTAATCCAAACCTAGAGTGCCCACCCAAATTTATTAACCCAGCATTTAAATCATCCCTTCAACCATCTCTTATACATATCAgctttagttttattttttaaaataacaatCGATAATCATAGTCAGTATTAGTTGACTTTAGTTTATCTAactatgaaaaataataataatatttggaCGGAAATGATCTCAAACTCAAACGTGAGATCTATTAAATATGAAACGTCATTAAGGAGAATGATATGTTGTCCTGTTGTAAATATCATATTACTATATTATTTCTAAGCTTTGAAATGACAAATAACACAAAGGTAAAGGGAAAACCCAAATAACGAGAACAGGAAGACATGATATAGAAATCTAATTTTTTATATGACGTACAACAAactaaagcaaaaataataaagGGATACTTAATCCCCTAAATCGCTTGACAGAACCCCATAGTTTAAAAGTTAAGATGAACTGATGTGATTCATCTTATGTTAATTTGGATTTAAATATAGTTTAATTGAATAATTAtatgtataattatattattctttTTGTTGAATTATAAAAAATTGAGTTGAAATACAATCGAGATGAAATTAAGTCAAATTTGACCTATAAaaacttatttataaaaaataaaaaaaagccaATTGAGAAaccattatatcatgttttttttttgccTTCGATTACTTTGCCCTAGCGGACGGAGTTCGTCGCTTCTCCCACTCTTGCGTCTCGAGGTGGCACCTAGCTGCGGCGAAACTGGCGGTatgtcttctcctcttctccttctccacctacCATAGCGGCTTACAGTGGCAGCTATCGTCCGTGACAGTCGTGATTGCTACTGACCTTGCCTACATCTCCTTCTCTGTCTCTTTTCTTTCGGGTTCTTGCCGTTCTACTTCTTGTTCATCCCCCTATTCTTCGTTACGGGGATGGATTTCTGAAAATTGGCTGGATACGGTGGATCCCGATCGGGATTGACCGATTTTTTGTAATGTAACCCAGAATTTGGCCCAAGTTGTGGTGTTTTGCGAGCCTTGGTTAGGGTTTTCCATCCTTACCCAACTAGTGAGTCCAGAAGTGCAACGAAGATGTCTAAAACTGAACTAAAACAACTCTAGGTGCCTCTCGCTCTTTACTAGGTTGTATATTGCATCAACCGTTGCTTGTATGTTCAGATGTAGAATCTAGATTCAGAACACGTTTGTAATAGACAAACGACTGATATATTTGTTTCAAGAGGAAGATGAACTTCATAGTGAACTGAATATGTTTTTCTAATTACCAAGTTATGCAGATCAAGATCTTGCAGGTTGAAAGACGAAGCATTGTGATGAAATCTCTCTATGTTTTCCATTTCTGTGATTCCAGAATGGCAGATGATAATGATGTAAAATTCTGCATATAGCTGATAGTTATTTTAGGGAGGAAAGGAAGATATTAAGTGAAGGTTGATACCATGAGTCACATACAGATTAGAGATATAGTTAAAGGATAGAACTGCCAATTGGCCTAAAAATGATTATGCCTTTTTTCTCTGATAAAATTCCATCTTAAATCCTTTACGGTGATGTATACAACTTTGCATGTGATTCTGAATAACAGGTTCTATTCCTGAATAAAGGGTGAGGGTTGTGCTAGGCTACCGACGACTTTCGTAGAACTTTTTCTAATTTACCTCCGGGAAATTCCTGTCATTTAGTAgtctaaaaaaaatctcaaattggAAGCTGTAGTCAAAAGAGCTTGTTTGACTGTCATTAGCCCTTTCCACTTTGCATTTGCAGTCTCTCTAATTTGTCAATTGAAGCAGCATAACAACATCTAGCCTTTTAGTACAATCATATGTTTTCATCTTTTTTCATTATTAACTTTATTTCATTGTGGACACTTGAGAAGTACGTTTCTGTACAAACTTCTTTTCAAGTGTAACTATTTGTCAGATGATTGATTCAACCATTGATAAAAATAATCAACGTtggttttatttatcatttatttaaCAATTTTAGTAATAAACATAACCACTATATTATTCTAATTGAGAGAAGAACCTCTTGTTAGCAATCCCCAAAAAAGTCTGTGCCAGCTTTCCTAAGATTCAAAGAGTCAATTTTCTCCTTTACCCACTATGAAGGTGCTGCCAAGTTCTGTAAATCAAATATACCTAACTCCTAAGTGCATCCGTTATACTTCAAATCTTTTGACTGAATTTAAGATGGAAGATATATTGCTACTTTTTACCCAGTTGAGATCCCATCATTTCCATATGATGGCATTAGTTTCTTTGGTTAATGAAACAAAGGCATAgacctcttttaatctctttt is from Musa acuminata AAA Group cultivar baxijiao chromosome BXJ3-8, Cavendish_Baxijiao_AAA, whole genome shotgun sequence and encodes:
- the LOC135644033 gene encoding hydroxyproline O-galactosyltransferase HPGT2-like isoform X2; protein product: MYASLPKVLTVEDKLLNLGCKEIGRKTVEAEMDLTLAKSQGYLRGNVTSSEKKLLAVVGVYTGFGSRIKRNIFRGSWMPRGDALRKLEEKGVVIRFVIGRSANRGDSLDRNIDDENRQTKDFLILESHEEAAEELPRKAKFFFSSAVESWDAEFYVKVDDNINLDLDGLIEILEKRRGGHGLYMGCMKSGGVISEEGRQWYEPEWWKFGEAKSYFRHAAGSLIILSNNLARYININSASLQTYAHDDTSVGSWIIGLDATYVDDDHLCCSSSRQEKVCSMA
- the LOC135644033 gene encoding hydroxyproline O-galactosyltransferase HPGT2-like isoform X1; translated protein: METGDRLPIRGGETLASAMKQERRWRSHHPKSSSSSSASQSSRAPLVMGFLSCLAWLYVAGRLWQDAENRLLLSDLLQKNSGHLPKVLTVEDKLLNLGCKEIGRKTVEAEMDLTLAKSQGYLRGNVTSSEKKLLAVVGVYTGFGSRIKRNIFRGSWMPRGDALRKLEEKGVVIRFVIGRSANRGDSLDRNIDDENRQTKDFLILESHEEAAEELPRKAKFFFSSAVESWDAEFYVKVDDNINLDLDGLIEILEKRRGGHGLYMGCMKSGGVISEEGRQWYEPEWWKFGEAKSYFRHAAGSLIILSNNLARYININSASLQTYAHDDTSVGSWIIGLDATYVDDDHLCCSSSRQEKVCSMA